The Limisphaerales bacterium genome includes the window ACCGGCAGATGCGTGGGCGTCACATAATTGGTGCTAAACGGCGCAAAACCCGCCGGCACTGTTTCGCCATTGAAAATCACCATGCGATTGGTGATGCCCGCGCTGGGGAGATTCACCACCATCATTGGCGCGCCTGTTTGGTTGGTGGTGTAAGTCACTTCCCATCCGCCATCTTTGCTGCGGATGTTTTGATCGGTGGAATACAGCAGCACATACACGCCCAACGCGATGAAAAACATACCCGCCACGAAAGGCACCATACTTTCGCGCTTCGGCGCTGGCGCGGTTGATTCAGGTTCGCCCACGCTCGCGGTTTAGTACTCGCTCTTTTTAGTGATGCCCGGCTGCGGCACGGGATAAAACCCGTCCTTGTCGGCCGTCACCGGCGCTTTGCTGTCGAAGCCGCCCAGCTTGTCCAAATCCGGCGACAGCGGCGGGGCGTTGAGCGCGTCATCCCAGGTGGTTCGTTGACCGGTGTGCGCGGCCATCCGGCCCATGTTACAAACCTGACTCGCCAATGCCCCGCGCTCGGCTTCGTTATACGGTTTGTTGTTGCGAATGGCGTCGAGCAAATCTTCCCATTCGTCCTGATACGGATTGGTCTCCCGCGCGGGGAATTTCCAAATCTGATTTTTCGGGTTCGGCGTGAGCCCGCTATATAACGTACTCGGTGCCGGCCAATGGCCATTGGCCGAGAAGGTTCCGAAGCCTTTCGTACCATGCACGTAACTGGCGAATTCGTTGTGGCAGCCTTGGATTGTGCGGCCGTAATGCATCAGCTTCGTGCCGTCGGCGTAAGTGTATTCCACGGAATACGTGTCGAGATTCTGATCCACGTACGGCTGGCCCTGTTTATTCTCCGTGTAGTGCTTGCCGCCACTGGCTTGTGCCATGATCGGCCACGCCCATTTGTCGCGCGTGCCGATGACATCGAATGGATCGCCGCCGGCATTTTCCGGATCACCCATTGCCGCGCCTTTCATCCAACAGCATTCGTCGATATTGTGAATGTAAAAATCATTGAAGCAACCGCCACTCGCCCAGATGAAACTGTGGAAGCGCTTTATCTGCCAACGAATCTCCTCCAAATCATTGTACTCCGCGCGCAACTTCTGCGGGATCGTCCGCGATGAAGCCACCGGCCCGTGCATCCGATAGCTGCGCATCAGCACGATATCGCCAATGGCGCCTTCCTGAATTTTATCCGCCATCGCGCCGCGCGCGCGACTGTGCCGGCACATCAGGCCCACACCTACTTTCAGATTTTTCTTCTTCGCGGTTTTGTTGATCTCCAGAATTTTCTTCGTGCCATAACCATCAGCCGTCACCGGTTTTTCCATGAACACGTTGATGCCCTTCTCCACTGCGTATTGGTAAAACACCCAACGAAACGCCGGCGGCGTGGTAAAGATGGCCACGTCGCCTTTATCGAGATTATCGATCGCCTTCTTGTAACCATCAAATCCGATGTGCTGACGGTCAACCGGCACATCTACTTTCTTGCCGTGCTTGCGCTTGAGGCCATTGAGGCTGCCCTTGAGATTGCTTTCAAAAATATCCGCCACCGCCACCAATTTTGTGGGGCCGTGTCCGGCGGAAACCGACAGGGCATTGTTCGCCGCGCCCGTGCCGCGCCCGCCCGCGCCCACGAGCGCTACCTTCACCGTGTCATCCACCGCCGCGTGAACGTGCGGCAACGCTACTCCGGCCAGCGCCGAGGCGGCCGTTAGCTTGCCGGTGGTCTTGATGAATTTACGACGGTTTGATTTTGAAGAATTGGAATGTTTTGGCATGCGCGATGGTCAACCGTCCACCGCCGCGCGTCAATGGGAAATCAAAGATTGTTTTCACTCCTTCACCGCCGCCGCCATTGCGGTTTTGATGTGGGGCACTTCGCCGTAGGGATCTTTTTGGGTTTTGCAATATTCGATGAGGCCCCCGGTCATTTCGCGCACGATGGCTTGGCACGCGGGATCGGTGAATCGGTTGATCAATTCATCCGCGTCCTTTTGCAAATCGAAGAGCCACGGTTTGCCGGAGGAGGCGTACACGAGTTTATAGCGATCACATACCGCGCACAGCCATTGCGCCTGCGGATTGCTGGTGGAACGCAAAAACGTCAGGTCCCGCCAGCCCCCTCCCTTGGCTCGGAAGAGATGCGCCGCGTTGCGGCCGTTTACTTGGAGGCCGTGGTTCACTTCCATCAGGCTCATCACCGTGGGCAGAAAATCCACACAACTTAAGGATTCATCAACCACGGTTCCGCCTTTGATTTTTCCGGGTGTATAGATGAGGAAAGGAATGCGCGCGGAGCCCTCAAAAGGCACCCCCTTGTTCAGACGACCATGCTCGCCACAGAGATCACCGTGGTCGCTGGTAAACACAATGATCGTACGCTCGATCTGGCCATTCTTACGCAATGTATCGAGAATGCGGCCGATGTTGTCATCAAGACACTTAACCATTCCGTAATACTTGGGCATCATCAGCCGTATTGTGTCAGCGGTGATCTTCGGTGCCTTTGCCGCCCACACAGGCGTTTGTTCGCGAGTTTTGTTGACCGACCGCGGAATGGGCACCTTCACGTTCTGATACATTTTGTCATAAGGTGCGCGCACGGTGTTGGGGCCGTGCGGGTCGGGATAGCTCACCATGTAACAGAAGGATTTGCCCTTTTTCTCGTTCACAAAGTTAATGACCTTGTCGGTGAGCCAATCGGTGGCGAAACTCTTTTCATCTGCGCCTTTTAAGCCGTAGTCCGGCCGGCCATTTTTCGTCGATCCCACACGCGGCCCACTGGGCTCATCGACAAACATCTTCCAATGGCCGCGATTGAACATGAACCGGTTATCTTCCCATCCGAATTTGCGTTTGGGCCCCCACTGCGGCTTGCCAATCCCATCCAAATGCCATTTGCCGGCGTAACCTGTGGCGTAACCCCTGCGGCGCAGCACCTCAGCAAAGGTCACGATGTCATCACCCAGCTTGATATTGTTATTGGTTACCG containing:
- a CDS encoding Gfo/Idh/MocA family oxidoreductase, which translates into the protein MPKHSNSSKSNRRKFIKTTGKLTAASALAGVALPHVHAAVDDTVKVALVGAGGRGTGAANNALSVSAGHGPTKLVAVADIFESNLKGSLNGLKRKHGKKVDVPVDRQHIGFDGYKKAIDNLDKGDVAIFTTPPAFRWVFYQYAVEKGINVFMEKPVTADGYGTKKILEINKTAKKKNLKVGVGLMCRHSRARGAMADKIQEGAIGDIVLMRSYRMHGPVASSRTIPQKLRAEYNDLEEIRWQIKRFHSFIWASGGCFNDFYIHNIDECCWMKGAAMGDPENAGGDPFDVIGTRDKWAWPIMAQASGGKHYTENKQGQPYVDQNLDTYSVEYTYADGTKLMHYGRTIQGCHNEFASYVHGTKGFGTFSANGHWPAPSTLYSGLTPNPKNQIWKFPARETNPYQDEWEDLLDAIRNNKPYNEAERGALASQVCNMGRMAAHTGQRTTWDDALNAPPLSPDLDKLGGFDSKAPVTADKDGFYPVPQPGITKKSEY
- a CDS encoding sulfatase: MVSAFAAVSAEEPFNLLVIQTDEHHFKTLGCYGGKTVKTPNIDWIAKNGAIATSFYATTPVCSPSRGALMSGKYPQHTPVTNNNIKLGDDIVTFAEVLRRRGYATGYAGKWHLDGIGKPQWGPKRKFGWEDNRFMFNRGHWKMFVDEPSGPRVGSTKNGRPDYGLKGADEKSFATDWLTDKVINFVNEKKGKSFCYMVSYPDPHGPNTVRAPYDKMYQNVKVPIPRSVNKTREQTPVWAAKAPKITADTIRLMMPKYYGMVKCLDDNIGRILDTLRKNGQIERTIIVFTSDHGDLCGEHGRLNKGVPFEGSARIPFLIYTPGKIKGGTVVDESLSCVDFLPTVMSLMEVNHGLQVNGRNAAHLFRAKGGGWRDLTFLRSTSNPQAQWLCAVCDRYKLVYASSGKPWLFDLQKDADELINRFTDPACQAIVREMTGGLIEYCKTQKDPYGEVPHIKTAMAAAVKE